Genomic DNA from Nonomuraea rubra:
CCACGACCCGTACCCGGTAGGCGTCATGGGCGAGCCGCGAGCCGAAGCGGGCGTAGGTCGCGCGGGTCTCGCCGCGGCCCGGCACGACGATGACCGTGCCTCTGGTCTTCAGCCCGTCGGGGGCGTGGTGGTCGCCGTTCTGCGTCATGTCGTACTCCATTGATCGGAGGCGGAGGCGAGGCCGCGCACTTCGGCGCGCAAGGCCAGCCGCGCTACGGGGGTCCGGTGGCTGCTCGTCACGGATCGACGGCACGGACGTCATGAGCAGGCGGGTGTAGGAGGGGTGCCGCGGGGCCGCGAAGATCTCCTCCGTGGTGCCCGTCTCCACCACCTGCCCGCGGTAGAGCACGACGACGCGGTCCGCCACGCCGCCGAGCAGCCGAGGTCGTGCGTGATCAGCAGGACGCCGCGGTCGCGGGTCTCGCGCAGGCGTAGCAGGAGTTCGAGGATGGTGACGCGCGTCGAGGGCGCTGACCGGCTCGTCGCAGATCAGCAGCCGGGGGGCGACCGCGATCGCCCGCACGACGCAGGAAGCGATCGTCGTGAACCTCGACGGGCTCGGCTGGTCCGCTGTCGAGATCCGCTGAGCCGGCCGATCCCGGCTCAGGACCGGATGAGCGGCAGACGGATGACGAAGCAGGCGCCCCGCGGCGAGTCCTCGATGCGCAGGGTGCCGAAATGGGCCTGGACGATGGCACGGGAGATGGGCAGGCCCAGGCCGCTGCCGCCGGGGTCGCGCTCGCGGCTCTCGCTCAGCCGCACGAAGGGCTGGAAGACCCGATCGCGGTCCCCGGGCGAGATGCCCTCGCCGTCGTCGCACACCGTGACCAGGGCGAGGGCCTCATCGCGCCCGACGGTCACCTCGACCCGGCTGTGCGCGTGCCGCTGGGCGTTGACGAGGAGGTTGGTCAGCACCTCGGTCAGTTGCACCGCGTTGCCGCGGACGGTCACCTCGTCGTCGGCCCGCACGTGGATCGGGATGTCCCGGCTGCGCCTGGCGACCTCTTCGCGGATCAGGGCGCCCACGTCGATGAGCTCCACGTCGTGCGGGGACGACGTGCGCACCTTGGTGAGCATCAGCATCTCGTTGATGATCGTCTGGAAACGCTCGGCCGCCTGCAGCACCTCGTGAAGGGTCTCGCGGGCGTCCACGTCGGGATACAGCAGCGCCTCCTCCACGCTGGCACGCAACCCGGTCAGCGGAGTGCGCAGCGTGGGAGACCATCGAGGCGAAGTTGCGCTGCTGCTCCACCGCCTCCTGCAGGTGCGACAGGGTCTGGTTCAAGGTACGGACGAGCCGGGCGAACGCGTCGTGGCCCGGCGGCTCCGGCAAGCGCAGCCCCAGGTCGGTCACCGTGATCTCGCTCACCCGGGCACGCACCGCGTCCACCGGGCGCAGCGCCCGTCCCACGAGCGTCCACGCCATCCACCCCGCCAGCGCGGCCCCGGCCAGCACCCCGCCTGCCATCATCAGCTCCAGCCGGTTCGTGGCCAGGATGGGCGGTCGGGCCTGCCCCGCGTAGACCACATGGGGCCGGCCGCCCCACAGCTGATCCGCCTCCTGCTGCGAGACCCGGCTCGCGGTGAACATGACGCATTCCCCGCCGGCCGGGCACTCCGTACGATGCTGGATCCGGTCCTCCTTCGGCGGCCACAGGCTGCTCATCCGAGGACGGCCGGCCGCTGCCTCGCTGGCCGTCACCACCCGTCCGGCAGGGTCGACGAGCTGGAGCAGATCGACCTCCGAGCCGGTGATCGGCGCCGGCGGCCGCGCCTGGCGCATCGACCCGATCCACGCGGTGGCCGCCCGCTGGGTGTCGGCGAACACCCCCTGCTCGATGCTGCGGCGCAGCAGCACATCCGCGACCACACCCACGAGCGCGAACCCGGCCACGGCCAGCGCGGCCGTCGCCAGGGTGAGACAGGCCCGGATCGACAGCCTGCCGACAGGAACCATGCACTGCCTCCGCGGATCGCACCGGTGGGCTCCTCACCTCCCCCATGCTTCCCGCAGCGTGCTCAAAGCAGGTCAAAGTCCCCGCAACAACTCGCTGACAGACGCACCCCTTCACAGCCAGTTGCGGCGTTTGAAGATGGCGTACAGGCTGAGGCAGGTCAGCATCATCAGGCCGAGGGCGAACGGGTAGCCGTAGGCCCAGCGCAGCTCGGGCATGCCGGGGGCCTCGAAGTTCATGCCGTACACGGTGCCGATCAGGGTGGGCGCGAACAGGATGGCCGCCCAGGAGGAGATCTTCTTGATCTCCTCGTTCTGCGCGAGGCTGGCCTCGGTCATGTGCTTGATCTCCTCGTTCTGGGCCTGGGAGACGAGGGTGGCGTTGACGGTGAGGATGTCGGCGAGCATCTGGCGGAAGCCGTCCACGCGTTCGGCGACGGTGGTGGCGTGGTCGGCGACGTCGCGCAGGTAGCGCTGCAGCTCCTCCTCGGTGCCGTACTTGGCGAAGCCGGCGGTCAGGCCGTCCAGCATGGCCAGCAGCGGGCGCGTCGCGCGCTGGAACTCGATCACCTCGCGCGACAGCTCGTAGATGCGGCGGGAGACGCCGGGGTCGCCGCCGAACACCTGGGTCTCGATCTCGTCGATGTCGTTCTGCAGGCCGGCGATGACGGGGGCGTAGCCGTCCACGACGTGGTCGAGCACGGCGTACAGGACGGCTTCGGGGCCGCGGGCCAGCAGGCCGGGGTCGGCTTCCATGCGTTCGCGGACCGGGTGCAGCGGGGGTGCGTTGCCGTGCCGGACGGTGAGGACGAAGTCGGGGCCGGTGAACAGGTGGATCTCGCCGAACTCGACCTGTTCGGCGGCGTCGTCGTAGCGGGCGGCGCGCAGCACGACGAACAGGGTGTCGCCGTAGCGTTCGAGCTTGGGCCGCTGGTGGGCGACGACGGCGTCCTCGATGGCCAGCTCGTGCAGGCCGAACTCGCGGCCGAGGGCGGACAGGTGCGCCTCGTCGGGCTGGAACAGGCCGAGCCAGCCCATGGTGCCGGGCTCCCGCCGGCGCAGGCGGGCGCGTACCCGGTCGGGGGTGGCGGGGGTGTCGATGCGCTTGCCGTCGCGGTAGAGCGCCGCGTCCACGACCTGGCCTTCGGCGGGGTGGGCGGGCCGGTGGCCGCGCGGATCCATCGACTCCTCGGGCGACGGCTCGCGCCGGCGGGAGGCGGGGGCGGCGTTACGGCGGACGGGACGCAGGACACGCGACCGCCAATCGGACATCATCACGGGAACCTCCGGGGGCCAGGATCGAACCCGCAGGGCACGGCGACGCATGCGCGCAGCGTGGCGTCATGGCGCGGGTGAAGAGGGGAAGGGAGCGGACTGCTCAGCGGGTGCGACTAGGAGGTTGACTGCTCATGCAGCCTCACCTCCTCGCCCTCGGGCCGGGTCCCGGCGCCTCCGGAAGAACCTGTCCAACATACCGCACGTCCCCCTTCGGGCGGGCATAACGGGCATGAGAGGGCGTGCGCGCATGCCGGTGCGCTCGTCGCGGCAGGCTGTGCGCTCGACGCGGCAGTCACGGCGCTCAGCGCGGCAGGCTCGGCGCTCAGCGCGGCAGGCGCGGCGCTCGTGCTGCCGGGCGGAAGGCGGGCCGACGGGCGTCCGGGCGTCTCGCGGACCTGTCAGGTGATGACACGCCTGGGTGACGGGGCCGCGGGATCCGAGTGGCCATCGGCGAGTCGGGTCATCGGGCGGGTCCGATGGCGTCGTCGCCAAAGACGGCCGCGAGCGCCTTTCCGATCAGGCCGGGCAGGTCGGGCCGCCCGTCGTCGGCGGCCCAGCGCACCAGCGCCGTGTGCAGGGCGGCCAGGCAGGCGCTGGCCGCCGCCTGCGCCTGGAACGCCCTGTCGGGATCGGCGGCCTCGTCGCCCAGGGCGCCGATGATGGCCTGCTGGAGGGCGTACTGGTTGTCCAGGTGTCTGGCCCGCAGGGCGGGCGTGGAGATCATGAGCTGGAGGCGGACGAGCAGGAACCGCCGGTCCCCCGCCAGGTCGCCGCCGGTCAGGGCGGCGGCCTCGTCGATGAGCGCGCCGCCGATGCGGCGGACCAGGGGCTGGCCGGCGGGCGAGGCGGCGATCCGCTCGGCGATGGCCTCGCCGTACTGGTCGACCAGCACGAGGTCTTCCTTGGTGGGGAAGTGCCGGTAGACGGTCATGGGCGACACACCTGCCGCCTCGGCGACGTCGTTCATGGTCGTGGCGTCGTATCCGCGCTCACTGAACAGCCGTATCGCGTGCGCCTGGATCGTGCGCCGCGTCTGGGCCCGACGTTGCTCTCGCAGAGTTGCGGACATGTGATAGACACTACCATCGTGATAGCAACTACCATGTTGGTAGTGACTAACAGAACAAGGTGGCACACATGAACGGTCTGAACGACAGGACGGCCCTGGTGACGGGAGCGTCCCGTGGCATCGGCCAGGAGATCGCGACCCGGCTGGCGGCCAGGGGAGCGCTGGTGATCGTGCACTACGGCGCCGGCGAGGACGGCGCGAAGGCGACGGTCGGCGAGATCGAGCGCGGCGGCGGGACCGCCCTCGCCGTCCAGGCGGAGCTGGGCGTGGACGGCGATGTCGAGCGGCTCTTCGCGGGAGTCGAGGCGGCCCTGGCCGGACGGCCGCTCGACATCGTCGTCAACAACGCGGCAGCTCAGCCCGCCGGGCCGCTCGGAGTCACGACCCGGGCCGAGTTCGACCACCTCTTCGCGGTGAACGTGCGGGCGCCGTACTTCATCATCCAGCGAGCGCTGCCCCTGCTGCGCGACGGCGGCCGCATCATCACGATCTCGTCCGTCGCGACCCGCATGGCCAACCCCGCCCAGACGTCCTTCGCCATGACCAAGGGCGCGATCGAGACGATGAGCCTGACCCTGGCCAACGAGCTCGGAGCCCGGGGGATCACGGTGAACGCGGTCGCCCCCGGCGCCACCCGCACTCCCGCCAACGACTCCTTCTTCGAGGCGCCCGGCCTGGCCGGGTTCATCGCCGGATCGACGGCGCTCGACCGCCTCGGTGACGCCGGCGACGTCGCCGATGTGGTCGCGTTCCTCGCCTCCGACGCCGCCCGCTGGATCACCGGCCAGGTCATCGACGCCAGCGGCGGCCTGTTCCTGGGACCGCGCACCTGACGCGCACTACCACTAGAATAATGAAAACGGTTATCATGCCAAAGCATTGAGGAGGTCTCGTGGAGTTCGGCGACGCGGTCGTGCTCAGCGGAGTCACGGCGGGCTACGGCCGCAGGACGGTCCTGCGCGACGTGTCGGCCCGGCTGCCCCGGCGGGCCGTCACCGCGGTCGTCGGCCCGAACGGCTCGGGCAAGTCCACCCTGCTCGGCGTGCTGGCCGGCACCATCCGGCCGGTGCGCGGCACGGTCGAGCCCGGCGGCGCCGGCCGGCCCGGGTACGTGGTGCAGCGCGACGCCGTCTCCGACGCGCTGCCGATCACGGTACGCGACACGGTGGCGATGGGCCGCTGGGCGTCGCGCGGCCCGTGGCGGCGGCTGACGGCCCACGACTGGGCGATCGTGGAGTCGTGCATGGCCGAGCTGGACGTGTCCGCGCTGGCCGCGCGCCGGCTGAGCACGCTGTCGGGCGGCCAGCGCCAGCGCGTGCTCCTG
This window encodes:
- a CDS encoding sensor histidine kinase, with translation MRTPLTGLRASVEEALLYPDVDARETLHEVLQAAERFQTIINEMLMLTKVRTSSPHDVELIDVGALIREEVARRSRDIPIHVRADDEVTVRGNAVQLTEVLTNLLVNAQRHAHSRVEVTVGRDEALALVTVCDDGEGISPGDRDRVFQPFVRLSESRERDPGGSGLGLPISRAIVQAHFGTLRIEDSPRGACFVIRLPLIRS
- a CDS encoding magnesium and cobalt transport protein CorA, with translation MSDWRSRVLRPVRRNAAPASRRREPSPEESMDPRGHRPAHPAEGQVVDAALYRDGKRIDTPATPDRVRARLRRREPGTMGWLGLFQPDEAHLSALGREFGLHELAIEDAVVAHQRPKLERYGDTLFVVLRAARYDDAAEQVEFGEIHLFTGPDFVLTVRHGNAPPLHPVRERMEADPGLLARGPEAVLYAVLDHVVDGYAPVIAGLQNDIDEIETQVFGGDPGVSRRIYELSREVIEFQRATRPLLAMLDGLTAGFAKYGTEEELQRYLRDVADHATTVAERVDGFRQMLADILTVNATLVSQAQNEEIKHMTEASLAQNEEIKKISSWAAILFAPTLIGTVYGMNFEAPGMPELRWAYGYPFALGLMMLTCLSLYAIFKRRNWL
- a CDS encoding TetR/AcrR family transcriptional regulator, with translation MSATLREQRRAQTRRTIQAHAIRLFSERGYDATTMNDVAEAAGVSPMTVYRHFPTKEDLVLVDQYGEAIAERIAASPAGQPLVRRIGGALIDEAAALTGGDLAGDRRFLLVRLQLMISTPALRARHLDNQYALQQAIIGALGDEAADPDRAFQAQAAASACLAALHTALVRWAADDGRPDLPGLIGKALAAVFGDDAIGPAR
- a CDS encoding SDR family oxidoreductase produces the protein MNGLNDRTALVTGASRGIGQEIATRLAARGALVIVHYGAGEDGAKATVGEIERGGGTALAVQAELGVDGDVERLFAGVEAALAGRPLDIVVNNAAAQPAGPLGVTTRAEFDHLFAVNVRAPYFIIQRALPLLRDGGRIITISSVATRMANPAQTSFAMTKGAIETMSLTLANELGARGITVNAVAPGATRTPANDSFFEAPGLAGFIAGSTALDRLGDAGDVADVVAFLASDAARWITGQVIDASGGLFLGPRT
- the aztA gene encoding zinc ABC transporter ATP-binding protein AztA — translated: MEFGDAVVLSGVTAGYGRRTVLRDVSARLPRRAVTAVVGPNGSGKSTLLGVLAGTIRPVRGTVEPGGAGRPGYVVQRDAVSDALPITVRDTVAMGRWASRGPWRRLTAHDWAIVESCMAELDVSALAARRLSTLSGGQRQRVLLAQGLAQEPWLLLLDEPTTGLDAAARQHIAGVLDRERARGVTIVHVTHDLGAAMAADHCLLLDEGRLVAQGLPTSVLAAETPPVGGVGWSRSML